In Silene latifolia isolate original U9 population chromosome X, ASM4854445v1, whole genome shotgun sequence, the following proteins share a genomic window:
- the LOC141619723 gene encoding serine/threonine-protein kinase SAPK7-like: MEKYEEVKQLGAGNFGVARLMRLKPTNELVAIKYIERGHRIDENVAREIINHRSLRHPNIIRFKEVVLTPTHLGIVMEYAAGGELFERICTAGRFSEDEARYFFQQLISGVNYCHNMQICHRDLKLENTLLDGSPAPRLKICDFGYSKSSLLHSRPKSTVGTPAYIAPEVLSRREYDGKLADVWSCGVTLYVMLVGAYPFEDPKDPKNFRKTITRIMAVQYKIPEYVHISKDCKDLLSRIFTTSPSRRISLREIKNHPWFLKNLPKVLTEPAQAMYYQRDNPTAFANLQTAEEIMKIVNEARNPPPVSRPVPGWDGENEEGDNEGAEGAEEEEDDEDEYDKTVKQVHASGEFVLS, translated from the exons ATGGAAAAATACGAGGAAGTGAAACAATTAGGAGCAGGAAATTTTGGAGTTGCAAGACTTATGCGTCTTAAACCTACTAATGAACTCGTTGCGATCAAGTATATCGAACGTGGTCACCGG ATTGATGAGAATGTGGCTAGGGAGATCATTAATCATCGGTCGCTACGTCACCCTAATATTATTCGATTTAAGGAG gTGGTTTTGACGCCGACCCATTTGGGTATTGTGATGGAATATGCAGCTGGTGGTGAGCTTTTTGAACGTATTTGCACCGCCGGTCGTTTTAGCGAAGATgag GCTAGATATTTCTTCCAGCAGCTCATCTCAGGTGTTAATTACTGTCACAACATG CAAATATGTCATAGAGATTTAAAATTAGAGAACACATTGTTGGATGGAAGCCCTGCACCTCGTTTAAAGATTTGTGATTTTGGTTATTCCAAG TCCTCACTTCTCCATTCAAGGCCTAAATCGACGGTGGGTACTCCGGCTTACATTGCCCCGGAAGTTCTTTCGAGACGAGAATATGATGGCAAG TTGGCAGATGTATGGTCTTGTGGAGTGACCCTTTACGTGATGTTGGTCGGAGCATATCCCTTTGAAGACCCTAAGGATCCGAAGAACTTCAGAAAGACTATTACT AGAATTATGGCTGTTCAATACAAAATTCCGGAATATGTTCACATATCAAAAGATTGCAAAGATTTGCTCTCTCGGATTTTTACTACCAGCCCTTCAAGA AGAATAAGCCTAAGGGAAATAAAAAACCACCCATGGTTCTTAAAGAACCTCCCGAAGGTGCTGACAGAACCAGCACAAGCCATGTACTACCAACGAGACAACCCAACCGCCTTTGCTAACTTGCAAACGGCCGAAGAAATCATGAAGATTGTCAATGAAGCCAGGAATCCACCTCCAGTGTCAAGACCCGTACCAGGATGGGACGGCGAGAATGAAGAAGGCGATAATGAGGGTGCAGAAGGAGcagaagaggaggaggatgatgaggacgagtatgaCAAGACTGTTAAACAAGTTCATGCAAGCGGAGAATTCGTACTTAGTTAA
- the LOC141622733 gene encoding defensin-like protein 1: MDKKFFGLCILFLVLFASQGVKPAEGRMCQSLSHYFKGPCGRNHNCSYVCRNEGFSGGRCRGFRRRCFCTKLC; this comes from the exons ATGGACAAGAAATTCTTTGGGCTTTGCATTTTGTTCCTCGTTCTCTTTGCCTCCC AGGGAGTGAAGCCAGCAGAGGGAAGGATGTGCCAGTCACTCAGCCACTACTTCAAAGGACCCTGTGGCCGCAACCATAACTGTTCCTATGTTTGCCGCAATGAAGGCTTCTCAGGTGGACGTTGCCGCGGTTTCCGCCGTCGTTGCTTCTGCACTAAGCTTTGCTAG